The Elaeis guineensis isolate ETL-2024a chromosome 13, EG11, whole genome shotgun sequence genome includes a region encoding these proteins:
- the LOC105056196 gene encoding uncharacterized protein, which yields MDQPSQTSSKLRPLSAVNGPKSTLNPTYTVAWIDPAHKLHTRLDAVGHIEPIWNDKFVFSLDDAILHSDTTTVTINIFTARPRFLSGSNTLIGTARALLSALYPSTTTRFITVQVHRPQSLCPQGILNLDVSLLDAYVRSFPIFIELASNGTSSIVICNNMPKNKKARPFVNQDGAAVQSKLDQWRFELSPISDEADGSRGQAQLLK from the coding sequence ATGGACCAACCCTCCCAAACTAGCTCCAAGCTGCGCCCTTTGTCCGCGGTCAATGGACCCAAATCAACCCTCAATCCCACCTATACGGTGGCTTGGATAGATCCCGCCCACAAGCTTCACACCCGCCTCGACGCTGTCGGCCACATTGAACCCATCTGGAATGACAAGTTCGTCTTCTCCCTCGACGATGCCATCCTCCACTCCGACACCACCACTGTCACCATCAACATCTTCACCGCCCGACCTCGCTTCCTTTCGGGCTCCAACACCCTCATCGGTACTGCCCGCGCCCTCCTCTCCGCCCTCTATCCCTCCACCACCACTCGATTCATCACCGTCCAAGTCCACCGCCCCCAGTCCCTCTGCCCCCAGGGCATCCTCAACCTCGATGTCTCCCTCCTCGATGCATACGTCCGCTCCTTTCCCATCTTCATCGAGCTTGCCTCCAATGGCACCTCCTCCATCGTCATCTGCAACAACATGCCCAAGAACAAGAAAGCACGACCCTTCGTCAATCAAGACGGGGCTGCAGTCCAGTCCAAGCTTGATCAGTGGCGGTTCGAGCTATCGCCAATTTCCGACGAAGCGGATGGCTCTCGAGGCCAAGCTCAGCTTCTCAAATGA